The following proteins are encoded in a genomic region of Pseudomonas sp. Os17:
- a CDS encoding helix-turn-helix transcriptional regulator: MDEMMNAQVLFPRIGKVIASTGSRHFPRMLHDLILTQLPVDATHITRLPVDPHQSPEHSEQPQLQSHYPLHSDAHCGDEPLLQAGFPEPAGTPEARQLPPRREGCAETAQLHLTGRKDAYHYVLSVYRSNQAESFSPQERLLLEDFSPLLLPMVEKHISALQPQAASTEQDGATLEGLQTLRLRFTERLAQSGLSLSNRELEVCVGLLAGRTAPQLAEQLRLKVNTVESYLKRAAIKLGISGRHSLLRWMYSPQP, from the coding sequence ATGGATGAAATGATGAACGCACAAGTATTGTTTCCACGCATCGGCAAGGTCATTGCCAGCACCGGCAGCCGCCATTTTCCGCGCATGCTCCACGACCTGATCCTCACCCAACTGCCGGTGGACGCCACCCACATCACTCGACTGCCGGTGGACCCGCACCAGTCGCCCGAGCACAGCGAGCAGCCGCAGCTGCAGAGCCACTACCCGCTGCACAGCGACGCCCACTGCGGCGACGAGCCGCTGTTGCAGGCCGGTTTTCCCGAGCCGGCCGGCACGCCCGAGGCCCGGCAACTGCCGCCGCGCCGCGAGGGTTGCGCCGAGACGGCACAACTGCACCTGACCGGCCGCAAGGATGCCTACCATTACGTGCTCTCGGTGTACCGCAGCAATCAGGCCGAGAGTTTCTCGCCCCAGGAGCGCCTGCTGCTGGAGGACTTCTCGCCCCTGCTGTTGCCAATGGTGGAAAAGCACATCAGCGCCCTGCAGCCCCAGGCCGCCTCCACAGAGCAGGACGGCGCCACCCTCGAAGGCCTTCAAACCCTGCGCCTGCGCTTTACCGAGCGTCTGGCGCAGTCCGGGCTGAGCCTGTCCAACCGTGAGTTGGAAGTCTGTGTCGGGCTGCTGGCCGGGCGCACCGCGCCGCAACTGGCCGAACAGCTCAGGCTCAAGGTCAACACCGTCGAGAGCTACCTGAAACGCGCCGCCATCAAGCTGGGCATCAGTGGCCGCCATTCGCTGCTGCGCTGGATGTACTCGCCCCAGCCCTGA